CACCACCGCCAGGGTCGCCGGCACCACCCGGCGTGGGTCGCTCAGGCGGGGGTCGAGCTCCACCAGCCGCCACCAGGCGAGGCGATGCTCACCGTCGTGCCGTAGCCGGCACGCGAGGAACCCGGCCCAGCGGCCGGCCCGCTCCACCCCGGGCCACGGCGCCGCTTCGTCCTCGCCGAGCGGCGCATACACGGCAGGCAGGAACGCCGTGAGCAGACGTTCCTCGATCTCGTTCCTGCCGAGCCCGCACAACTCCCCCGGCTCGGTGCCCGGCTGCCTGTACACGACGAGCAGCAAATAGATCATCAACGGGGTGGACAGCGCCGCCGACAGTTCCGGCTCCTCGCCGATCGCGGCGAACAGGGCCTCCCAGCGCGCGTCCCCTGCTCGGACGCGGCCCTCGAGGTAGGCCACCACTTCTCGCGCGCCGACCGGTTCGAGTTCGACGACCGCTGCCGACGACAGGAACCGTTCGCTCCCCACCACGGCGGCCTCGTACTCCTCGCTGCGGCACGTGAGCACGAACGGCCATCCGTCGCAGGCGGCGTCGATCCGCTCGATGACCCTCACCCGCGCCGCGACCGGCATCTCGTCCAGCCCGTCGAGCACCGGCATGATCCGTCTCGCCGCCACGAGCGCCGCTGCTACCTCAGGCGCCAGATCGGGGTACTCCTCCCCTGTCCGCCGCGCCACCCACGCGTCGAACGGCTCCGCCGGGTCCCAGCCGGCGAACGCCAGCAGCACCGGCACCGGCGCACCCGGCTGCGCCTCTTCGGCCAGTTCGGCGGCCAGCAGCATCGCCGCGACCGACTTGCCGGCCCCCGGCTCACCGAGCACCACGAGCTGCCGGTACGGCAACGCGCCGAACCACGCGGCCAGCTCCCCCAGCCCACCTCCCGGCCCGGTCTCCCCCGGCGGCCCTTCGGCAGGCAACGGCATCCCCGCTCGCGCCGTCACCGGCCGCGCGGTGGGGACCCAGGTGACCGTGAGCGGATGAGCCCGTGGCACCCCTCGGGCCACCAGCTCCCGCCGCCACTGCCGTGCCACCGCCGCGGCGAGCCGCTGCGCCGCACGCTCGACGACCTCCGGCCCGGTGCCCCCCGCCTGGTCCGCGGTACGCGGTCCCCGCAACGCGAAGACGCACAGCCCGCCGACCAGCGGCACCACGGTGAGGACGAACGCGTAGACGTTGGAGTAGCCGACGAGCCGATCGAGGTCCTCGGTGTCCGACGCCATCCACGTGCGTACCAGGAACAGCGTGACGTAACCGGTCAACGCCACCGCCAAGGCGCCGGCCGCGGCCGCACGCCATCGCCGCGTGCGCCGTCCACCCATGGGACGACATCATGCACGTAGGGTCCGGGCCGCGCTACCCGATGTACCTGTGTGCGGCGGGATGCGTATCGGTGTCGTGGGAGATGAGTAGTGACTGCTCATTCGGTGGGGGTGGGGCCGGGGTGAGGATTTCTGGCGTGGACGGCGCCGGTGGGGTGTCGTGGAAGTGGACGGGGCGAGAGAGATGGCTGGTCGTGGTGTGAGGTTGGGCCGGAGGTCGGTGCTTCTGGTTGGAGCGCTGGTCGTGGCGGCTGTGATGGGGCCGGTGCCGGGGGCCTCGGCGGAGCCTGGACGGTATTCGGGGGAGGACGCGGAGCTGGCTCGTCGGCAGGTGCCGATGCTGGAGATGGCGGATCGGCTGGAGGAGGCGGGGGCCGGTAAGGAGTCGGGGTACGCGGGGGTCGAGCTGGATGTGGCGGCGGGGGTCGTGCATCTGTACTGGAAGGGGGACGCGCCTCGGACGGTGGCTTCGCTGGTGTCCGGCGCTCCTGAGGGGGTCAGGGTCGAGGTGCATCCGGCGGAGCACACGGCCGTCGAGTTGCGGGAGCGGGCCGATGAGGTCATCAGGACACAGGGGCTCAGCGCCGGGGGTGCGGTGCACCGGGTGACGCCGTTGCCGGACGGGAGCGGGCTTGAGGTCGGGGTGACGGCGCGGGCCGCGGTCGCGGCGGTGTCGGCGGAGCCGCTGGTGGTGCGGGCCGAGGTCGAGACGCCGGCGCCTTATGACGGACGGTGGGGTGGGGGCTCGCCGTTCGAGGGGGGTATGCAGATCAGTTCGTGCAGCACGTCGTTCAGCGTGATGAAGTTGTCCTTCTTCACCTTCAAGCTCCTGCCGAAACTCGTCACTGCGGCGCACTGCTACCAGGTCGGCGACTGGGTGACCACGGGGAACTCCAGCACGGGAGTCGTGATCGTCGGCCAGGTCCAGGCGGTGTACCCGGAGCTCGACACGGCGCTCATCGCGGTGGACCCCGGCAAGTTCGTCACGGGCTGGATGTGGGACGGCGGTGTGCTGGACGGGTCGGAGTACACCAAGCCGGTCGTCGGCACGTCGCAGGCGCGCAAGGGTTCGCTGGTGTGCACGTCCGGCGCGTGGAGCGGTGTGCACTGCGACATCAAGATCACCAAGACGGACTCGACGCTGGACTGGGGGACGCACGTGTCGAAGGCCGTGTCCATCGGCGACCAGATGCAGAACACCCTCGCCGCGGGTGGCGGTGACAGCGGTGGGCCGGTGTTCACCCTGACCAGCGATCTCAGCAGTGTGCTCGCGGCCGGCGTCATCATCGGCGGGGACGACAGCCGTCCCGCGACCTGCACCTACCGTTCCAGCCGGTGCTCGACCCGGGTGTTCTTCACCGACTTCCGGACCGTGGAGTCCCACTGGGTCACCAGGATGCCGGGCCAGGGGCCGGAAGGTCAGTGAGCCGCGCCGGCCGCCGGTCCCCCGTGCCGTACGGCGGGGGAACCGGCGGCCGGTGAGCGTTCGCCAAGTGAACGACAACCATTCGCTGATCGGGCTTCCGCACCCTTGGGAAGGTTGCCCAGGGAAAGGCGAAGGGTGATGAACAAGGTCGTGCACCCGCGTTCCGCCGGGGTTCCGGTGGAACGCGGGCCGAAGCGTTCGTCGGTGGTCACTCAGGAGGCGCGGGCCGGGTCGTACCCGTCGGCGGGACGCGAGCCGAAGCGTTCGCCGGTCGTGCAGCGGGGTGGTTCGTATCCGCTGACGGGACGCTGGCCGCTCGTCGGACGGGACGCGGAG
The window above is part of the Sphaerisporangium rubeum genome. Proteins encoded here:
- a CDS encoding S1 family peptidase; this translates as MLLVGALVVAAVMGPVPGASAEPGRYSGEDAELARRQVPMLEMADRLEEAGAGKESGYAGVELDVAAGVVHLYWKGDAPRTVASLVSGAPEGVRVEVHPAEHTAVELRERADEVIRTQGLSAGGAVHRVTPLPDGSGLEVGVTARAAVAAVSAEPLVVRAEVETPAPYDGRWGGGSPFEGGMQISSCSTSFSVMKLSFFTFKLLPKLVTAAHCYQVGDWVTTGNSSTGVVIVGQVQAVYPELDTALIAVDPGKFVTGWMWDGGVLDGSEYTKPVVGTSQARKGSLVCTSGAWSGVHCDIKITKTDSTLDWGTHVSKAVSIGDQMQNTLAAGGGDSGGPVFTLTSDLSSVLAAGVIIGGDDSRPATCTYRSSRCSTRVFFTDFRTVESHWVTRMPGQGPEGQ